The DNA sequence TGAGACATTATTTTGATGCTATTATTACATCTGATGAAGTAAAAAAAGGTAAGCCGGCACCGGATATTTATCTACAAACTGCAAAAGAACTTGGAGTTATGCCACATAAATGTCTTGTATTTGAGGATGTAGTGGCAGGTATAAAAGCCGGAAAGTCGGCAGGAATGAAGGTATGTGCCATTGAAGATGATTTTTCAAGAGAAGTTAGGCAAAAGAAAAAGGAGTTGTCAGACTATTATATAGACGACTATAGGGAATTGCTATGATAAAGAAAAAAGGGGAGTATGGGTATAGAAAATATTTTAAAATAAAGAATGGAATAATGATAGGATTCTTTATTTTTATTATTCTTTTACTCTTTATAGCTTCAAAGAACACTAAGGTAGAGGTTTCAAGGATTCTATTGGTGTCTTCAATACTTATGGTACTGCCCATGGCAAATCTTTTAGCACCATTTTTGGTAGTATTTAAGTATAACTCTATTGAGTACGACAGAGTAAAAGACTTTTTGGGAGATAAACATTTTCTGTTTGATATAATTCTTACTATGAAGGAGCAGGTAATGCCCTTAGATATTATATATATCGAAGATGAAAAAATATTTGCACTGCTTTCAAATAAGGCAAATAAAAAGAAGACAGAAGATTTTATTAAAGAGAGAATGAAAATAGGTGGCATAAATGTTACAGCAAAGGTCTGTGATAATTTCAATGAGTTGAGTAAATTTATTCAAGCTACCAAACAGGATGATAAAAATTTGGAAGAGATTAGGGCAATCTTAAAAAGCCTTTCAGTATAATGATTGAAATAATTGTTGGTAAAAATGAAGCAGGTCAAAGACTTGATAGAGTTTTGGAGAAGATATTTGTAAATGCAAATACCGGATTTATATTCAAAATGCTTAGAAAAAAGAATATAACACTGAATGATAAAAAGGCTGACGGTAAGGAAAGACTAGTAATCGACTCAAGTATCAAGCTTTGGTTTTCTGATGAGAGTTTTAAGAAGCTCTCGGGGAAGATAATATATGATTCTAAAAAAGATAAATCTGAAAAAAATAAAAAAGACATAGATACTTTTAAGTCCTATATAGTATATGAGGATGAAAATACTATTATCTTGAATAAGCCGTCAGGGGTTTTGTCTCAAAAATCAAGTTTTAAAGATGTATCTATAAATGATCTTTTACTGGAGTATTTGGACTTTGATGAAGGGAAATTAAATACATTCAAGCCGTCAATTTGTAACAGACTGGATAGAAATACTTCAGGCTTGATGGTATGTGGAAAAACTTTAGAGGGGTTAAGGGTAAATAATGAACTTATAAAAACAAAGGCTGTCAGTAAGTTTTATTTGGCTTTGGTAAGTGGAAGAGTAAAGACAGCAGGAAGTATATCGGGTTGGCTTTATAAGGATGAAAATAGTAATCAAGTTACTATAAAAGATAAGGACTTTGATGATGCTGATTTTATACAGACTGAATATGAAGTTTTGGAGTATTTTGAGGATTGTACATTGTTATTGGTCAAGCTGATTACAGGAAAGACACATCAGATAAGGGCACATTTATCTTCTATAGACCATCCTATAATAGGAGACTTCAAATATGGAGATACAAAAATAAATGAAAAATTTAAAAGAAAATATGGTATAAAATCTCAACTTTTACATTCATACAGACTGGTATATCCGAATAATAATTCCTCAGAAACAGATACATTTAAGGCGTTAAGGGGAAAATGTTTTGAGGCGGAATATAATAACGATTTTAGAAGGGTGATAGGTGATGGGTACTTGGAAAACAAGAGGTCTTAGAGGTTCCACATTGGAAGAGTACATAAACTATTCTAATGAAAAGTACAGAGAAGCCGGACTTGCACTTATTCAAAAGATACCGACACCTATAACTCCTATTGAGATTGATAAGAGTACAAGACATATTACATTGGCATATTTTGATAAGAAGTCAACAGTTGACTATATTGGTGCCATACAGGGTATACCTGTATGCTTTGACGCTAAGGAATGTGCGAGTACAAGTTTTTCTTTGGCAAATGTGCATGAACATCAGTTTACATTCATGCAAGAATTTGAAAATCAGGGTGGAATTGCTTTTCTGATTATATTTTTTAAATCTTTAGATAAGATAATATATGTACCGCTAAAGGATCTGAAGTTGTTCTTTGACAGAATGAATAGTGGTGGTAAAAAAAGTTTTAAATTTGATGAGCTTAATGAAGAATATATAATACCCAAAAAGGGAGATATCATAGTACATTATTTAGAGAGCCTTAGCTTATATCTTAGTAAGGATTCGTGATTATAAATTGATGTGAAAGGGGACATAAATGAAACATACTGATGCAAGAATTTACAGTGGAAAGACAAATTTTGGATGGAGCGATTTGAATTTGAACAGCGATGGATTGCTACCTATCATAGTGCAGGATTTTATTGATCATACAGTTTTGATGTATGGTTATATGAATAAGGATGCATGGGAGAAAACCTTATCTACAGGGCTTTTGACCTATTTTTCAAAGTCTCATAACAGGTCACTTGTAAAAGGGAAAAAGGCCGGAAATTTTCAATATATCAGAGAATTATTTTTAAAT is a window from the Lachnoanaerobaculum umeaense genome containing:
- a CDS encoding RluA family pseudouridine synthase — its product is MIEIIVGKNEAGQRLDRVLEKIFVNANTGFIFKMLRKKNITLNDKKADGKERLVIDSSIKLWFSDESFKKLSGKIIYDSKKDKSEKNKKDIDTFKSYIVYEDENTIILNKPSGVLSQKSSFKDVSINDLLLEYLDFDEGKLNTFKPSICNRLDRNTSGLMVCGKTLEGLRVNNELIKTKAVSKFYLALVSGRVKTAGSISGWLYKDENSNQVTIKDKDFDDADFIQTEYEVLEYFEDCTLLLVKLITGKTHQIRAHLSSIDHPIIGDFKYGDTKINEKFKRKYGIKSQLLHSYRLVYPNNNSSETDTFKALRGKCFEAEYNNDFRRVIGDGYLENKRS
- a CDS encoding Holliday junction resolvase RecU; amino-acid sequence: MGTWKTRGLRGSTLEEYINYSNEKYREAGLALIQKIPTPITPIEIDKSTRHITLAYFDKKSTVDYIGAIQGIPVCFDAKECASTSFSLANVHEHQFTFMQEFENQGGIAFLIIFFKSLDKIIYVPLKDLKLFFDRMNSGGKKSFKFDELNEEYIIPKKGDIIVHYLESLSLYLSKDS
- a CDS encoding phosphoribosyl-AMP cyclohydrolase; this translates as MKHTDARIYSGKTNFGWSDLNLNSDGLLPIIVQDFIDHTVLMYGYMNKDAWEKTLSTGLLTYFSKSHNRSLVKGKKAGNFQYIRELFLNFDRNALLAKVYQIGRVCDNDLKSCFHNAIEEV